Proteins encoded in a region of the Novibacillus thermophilus genome:
- a CDS encoding methyl-accepting chemotaxis protein, translating into MRFRLTVILLIISLLPLILLGIFSYQRSASVIESETQELTNQLVGESNKILNQHLDEMVQVFTMLFTNQKLFDLLNTKKSDDAYENYQRESEIRDIMRNITNARLDIQAVTVASESGDLISTVSTLNADFQPEEQDWFKQAVDAEGKLVWFPTRQEALIGEGGEQWTYALARSVKAVGSDENYVFLLEVRESALSGLLKEMELNNTGTLRIVDRNGTVVSSLEEGELGTKKETYTFLDQGEAGSFVESEQLISYAPLETSDWFLVAEVPLAAMLGQVKQIGIFTFGAVVLSAVASIIASVLIGRQLARPVEAMRGVMKLAGEGDLTAQAEITGKHEIAQLNNSYEELIRRFRNFVGRTKGAGEELKQAADDLIKQAEQNNVTYREITEATESIAAGADQQAREAETGAELVGELLSKWRASLSEAEKLEQVMNETVQVSEDGRNSIRDLLEKNELTEQEIKRLTDNLGLLEDRVGEVHKATNLIDDIMDQTKILALNAAIEAHRAGQDGRGFIVVADEIQRLSQQVLSATETIGGSIEAIQQAMKSTWNSMKLTNEAMELQRNTVTGTDQAFNSIREQMAEAQSQLTSVMNTLSLVQQFEQKMSDAIQNISAVAQQSAAATEQVAALAKDQENSSDHLVTLSHSLGEVVNTLEEELSQFRVDREAAGDDGTETVEERLAREGENADDTSPFDKSKALTNTVEEEERAVGEVYSVFVEGGGREEGDTLTEEETAGVYESDPTSETEGERQDDEKREDSSN; encoded by the coding sequence ATGCGTTTCAGGTTAACGGTCATATTACTTATCATCAGTTTGCTTCCGCTCATTCTTCTCGGCATTTTTTCGTATCAGCGGTCAGCGAGTGTCATTGAAAGTGAGACGCAGGAACTGACCAATCAGTTGGTAGGGGAGTCCAACAAGATTCTCAATCAACACCTGGATGAAATGGTACAGGTGTTTACGATGTTGTTTACGAACCAGAAGCTCTTTGATTTGCTGAATACGAAAAAATCGGATGACGCGTACGAAAACTACCAACGTGAATCCGAAATTCGCGACATAATGCGCAACATCACCAACGCGAGACTGGACATACAGGCGGTGACGGTCGCCAGTGAATCGGGGGATCTGATCAGTACCGTGTCCACACTGAACGCTGATTTTCAGCCAGAAGAGCAAGACTGGTTTAAACAAGCCGTTGATGCCGAAGGAAAACTCGTGTGGTTTCCGACGAGACAAGAGGCCCTGATCGGCGAGGGAGGGGAGCAGTGGACGTACGCCCTGGCGCGCTCAGTCAAAGCTGTTGGCAGTGATGAAAACTACGTCTTTTTGCTCGAAGTGAGGGAATCGGCCCTCTCTGGCTTGTTAAAGGAGATGGAACTGAACAACACCGGGACACTGCGCATTGTGGACCGGAACGGGACTGTGGTCAGCTCTCTCGAAGAAGGGGAGCTCGGGACGAAAAAAGAGACGTATACGTTTCTCGACCAGGGGGAAGCAGGGTCGTTTGTAGAAAGTGAACAACTGATCTCCTACGCCCCGCTTGAAACGTCTGACTGGTTTTTAGTGGCGGAAGTGCCGCTGGCGGCCATGTTGGGACAAGTGAAGCAAATCGGCATCTTCACATTTGGCGCTGTCGTTCTGAGTGCGGTCGCTTCCATCATTGCCTCTGTCCTCATTGGCCGTCAGTTGGCGCGACCTGTTGAAGCGATGCGCGGCGTGATGAAACTGGCGGGGGAAGGGGATTTAACGGCCCAGGCCGAAATTACAGGCAAACACGAAATTGCCCAGTTAAACAACAGTTACGAGGAACTGATCAGGCGCTTCCGCAACTTCGTCGGCAGGACGAAAGGAGCAGGCGAAGAACTGAAGCAAGCGGCAGACGACTTGATCAAACAGGCCGAACAAAACAACGTCACGTACCGCGAGATCACGGAGGCGACGGAAAGCATCGCCGCAGGTGCCGATCAGCAGGCGCGGGAAGCGGAAACGGGGGCAGAACTCGTCGGCGAACTGCTGAGTAAATGGCGGGCAAGTTTGTCTGAGGCGGAAAAGCTGGAGCAGGTCATGAATGAAACCGTTCAGGTGAGTGAAGACGGACGAAACTCCATTCGCGATTTGCTGGAGAAAAATGAGTTAACGGAACAAGAAATTAAACGGCTGACGGACAATTTAGGCCTCTTGGAAGATCGAGTCGGCGAAGTGCACAAGGCGACGAACCTCATTGATGACATTATGGACCAAACGAAAATTTTGGCGCTAAACGCTGCCATCGAGGCGCACCGCGCCGGCCAAGACGGACGGGGTTTCATCGTCGTCGCCGACGAAATCCAGCGCTTGTCGCAACAAGTGCTGTCGGCGACGGAAACAATCGGCGGCAGCATTGAAGCGATCCAGCAGGCGATGAAGAGCACGTGGAACAGCATGAAACTGACGAACGAAGCGATGGAACTGCAGCGGAACACGGTGACGGGGACAGATCAGGCGTTCAACAGTATCCGTGAACAGATGGCGGAAGCGCAGTCGCAGTTGACGTCGGTGATGAACACCTTGAGTCTCGTTCAACAGTTTGAGCAAAAAATGTCCGATGCGATTCAAAATATATCTGCTGTCGCCCAACAGTCAGCTGCGGCAACAGAACAAGTGGCCGCTTTGGCAAAAGACCAGGAGAACTCTTCTGATCACTTGGTGACTCTGTCCCATTCCCTGGGAGAGGTTGTGAACACATTAGAGGAAGAATTGTCTCAATTTCGCGTTGATCGCGAGGCGGCAGGTGACGACGGAACGGAGACTGTTGAAGAGAGGCTCGCTAGAGAAGGTGAAAACGCAGATGACACCTCGCCGTTCGATAAGTCGAAGGCGTTGACGAACACTGTTGAAGAGGAGGAGCGCGCAGTCGGTGAAGTGTATTCAGTGTTTGTGGAAGGAGGAGGGAGGGAAGAAGGCGATACGCTGACAGAGGAGGAAACAGCGGGCGTGTACGAAAGCGATCCTACCTCTGAAACAGAAGGCGAAAGACAAGACGACGAAAAGCGGGAGGACAGCTCGAACTAG
- a CDS encoding PaaI family thioesterase yields MTHDAILKEVEGLNSDEREEIHKLIQALKRSRMSPLAFVEELMHFEVGTVLERDRLYEHRMEVTEALKNRFGMLHGGITATFIDTAMGSTVFQMTGSTEGAVTLDLKVNFIKPALSGWLTAQTEVVQKGGTIIVMHTRVYDEGKDVIATATGTFYRMRRRGTSKA; encoded by the coding sequence GTGACACACGATGCGATCTTAAAAGAAGTGGAAGGATTAAACTCAGATGAGCGGGAGGAAATTCATAAACTGATTCAAGCTCTGAAGCGATCGCGGATGAGCCCGCTCGCTTTTGTTGAGGAATTAATGCACTTCGAAGTCGGCACGGTACTTGAGCGCGACCGGTTGTACGAGCATCGGATGGAAGTGACGGAAGCCCTGAAGAACCGCTTCGGCATGCTGCACGGGGGAATCACGGCAACTTTCATCGACACGGCGATGGGGTCCACTGTCTTTCAGATGACTGGGTCGACGGAAGGTGCCGTAACCCTCGATTTAAAAGTCAACTTTATCAAGCCGGCGCTCAGCGGTTGGCTGACGGCACAGACGGAAGTCGTCCAAAAAGGTGGCACCATCATTGTGATGCACACACGCGTGTATGACGAGGGAAAAGACGTCATTGCCACGGCGACCGGCACGTTTTACCGAATGAGACGCCGCGGTACGTCAAAGGCGTAG
- a CDS encoding NUDIX hydrolase produces the protein MPKPYKIAAKAIIFQGDRVLVLRKSKEERLAKNHHGWDFPGGGLEPDEPIMEALAREVWEETGLQVKVVGPVYIHDEVQEEKHLVVIKFACHQPEGELLLSGEHESAFWFPIDDVPGSVLPEWMKDEVARAWHIICNPPVK, from the coding sequence ATGCCAAAACCGTATAAAATTGCCGCTAAAGCCATCATTTTTCAAGGGGATCGCGTGCTGGTGCTGCGCAAGTCGAAAGAAGAGCGCTTGGCTAAAAACCATCACGGCTGGGATTTCCCCGGCGGAGGTTTGGAGCCGGACGAGCCGATTATGGAGGCGCTGGCGCGTGAAGTGTGGGAAGAAACCGGTCTGCAGGTGAAAGTGGTCGGGCCGGTCTATATTCACGATGAGGTGCAGGAAGAAAAGCACTTAGTGGTGATCAAGTTTGCGTGTCACCAACCGGAAGGGGAGCTGTTGTTAAGCGGTGAGCACGAAAGCGCCTTTTGGTTTCCCATAGACGACGTGCCAGGAAGTGTGTTGCCGGAATGGATGAAAGACGAAGTGGCCCGGGCCTGGCACATCATCTGTAACCCGCCTGTGAAATAG
- a CDS encoding GAF domain-containing protein, whose translation MFRFQALEGNKQDMYRQLFQQTTALLEGETNWLANTANTSALLYQQLPDVNWAGFYFLHGDELVLGPFQGKPACVRIPLEKGVCGTAAAERKTLVVPDVNAFPGHIACDAASRSEIVVPVMENGTVIGVLDIDSPVTDRFDETDQAELEKLVALLVRRTTWPSSFA comes from the coding sequence ATGTTTCGTTTCCAAGCGCTAGAAGGAAACAAACAAGACATGTACCGCCAACTGTTTCAACAGACGACCGCCTTATTAGAGGGCGAAACAAACTGGCTGGCCAATACGGCCAACACGTCGGCCCTCCTTTACCAGCAGTTGCCCGACGTCAACTGGGCGGGCTTTTACTTCCTTCACGGTGACGAACTCGTTCTGGGGCCGTTTCAAGGCAAACCGGCGTGTGTCCGCATCCCGCTGGAAAAAGGCGTGTGCGGTACCGCAGCAGCGGAGCGAAAGACACTCGTCGTACCGGACGTCAACGCCTTTCCCGGACATATCGCGTGTGACGCGGCGTCCCGGTCTGAAATTGTCGTTCCCGTGATGGAAAACGGAACCGTCATCGGGGTCCTGGACATTGACAGCCCAGTGACCGATCGCTTTGACGAGACGGACCAAGCAGAACTTGAGAAATTGGTCGCCCTTCTCGTACGGCGGACGACGTGGCCATCTTCGTTTGCGTAA